The genomic DNA TAAAAACACCTCTTTTTACAGTTCAAGGATATATACTTACACTTCTTGAAGGCGCAATGGACGATAAGAATATTCGCTTAAAATACCTAGAACGAGCTAATAAAGGTGTTGAAAGATTGGTTGCTGTTACCAAAGATTTAGATATGATTGCTAAATTAGAAACAGATGGTTTAAAATTAAACATGGAGGTTTTTAATATCTTAGAGATCATTCAAAATGTTTTTGACCTGTTTGAAATGAAAGCAAAAAAAAGGAATATTATTCTAAAATTTGATAGAATATACGACTTTCCTGTTTTTGTTATTGGAGATATTGAAAAAACAGAACAAGTACTTATTAACCTTGTTGTAAACTCTATTAAATACGGAAAACCAAACGGAACAACCATAGTTGCAGCAGATAATTACAACGATAACAAATATGTAATTAGAGTAATAGACAATGGAGAAGGAATTAAACAACAATATTTATCTCGTTTATTTGAACGTTTCTATAGAGTAGACCAAAGTAGATCTAGAGAGCAAGGTGGTTCTGGCTTAGGGTTGTCTATTGTTAAACATATTGTAGAAGCCCATAACCAAACTGTTTTATTAAAAAGTACTTTTGGTGAAGGATCTGAATTTTCATTTACGATGGAAAAGGCCAAGTAAATTGATATCAAAATCCGTTTTTATTGATTTTAAACCTGTATAATTTTTAATCTCATTTAATTTTTCTAAAGTAAAATGTTCTATTTTAGAAAACGGAGCAATTTTCTTCTCCTGCAAATAACTTGCTAAATATTCTTGTTCCGACTGATTTTCTGTAGGAATAAAAAACACTTTTTTACCTAAAACAGCGGCATCTAATATAGATGAATAACCAGATCTACAAACAATAATTTCTGACGAGTTCATCTTTTGTTGCAAATCTTCTGATAACAGAAAATTATAGAAAGTACAGTTGTGGTTTGTCCAACTTTTTTGTTTTTCTTCTATTTTCCCTAGAATAAAAACAATATTTCTTTTATCATTTTCAAAAGCCCTAATTAATTCTTTTTCTAGAAAGGTTCTATTGGGTTCTGGGCCAGAAAGAATAACTAAAACAGCTATTTTTTGTTCTAATTCTAGTTTCTCAAGCCTACTTAAAGGCCCAATAAACTTCTGTTTTAAATTCTTCTTAGATTTAGATAATTTTCCTGAAAACTCAGAATTAGAATTATCTGGAATCCAACATTCGTCAAACCTTTTTATAATTCTCTGATGAACTTTACTTGTTAAAAAAGTAGTAAAACCAGACAAAACATTTATTTGATGTGTAATATATACTGAAGGAACTTTAGAGCTTCTTACTCCAAATCTATTATCTGAAATAAGACCAACAACATCTCTATTATTATCAATAAAAAGTTCTACAATTTTTTTTTCGGTTTTTACACTGCTTAAGATTGCAGGTAATTGTAAGAATAACTGTTTTTTTAAATTTCTACCATATTTAATATGATAAGATGGTAACTCTAGTGTTTCTAAATAAGGAAATTCATGTTTTAGAAACTTCAAAGCACTTCCATCTGAAGCTATTATTGGTATAAAATTTTCTTTAATTAAAGCGTTAATAATTGGCACACAACGTGAAGCATGACCTAAACCCCAGTTTAAAGGTGCAACAATTATTTTTTTCATTTTGTCTTCCTTCTAAAAAAGAGATCTATGGTTATGAGCTTCGTGTATTCATAAGAATAACGGGCTTAAAAAATTAAATTAAATCAAAACCAATATCTTTTCTATAATTTATTTTATCGAAATGAATTTTATGAATACTTCTATAACTTTTTTCTAAAGCCTCTTCAATTGTATCTCCAAAAGAAGTGATTGCCATAACTCTACCTCCGCTTGTAACTATTTTATTATTTTTAATTGTAGTTCCTGCATGAAAAACAATAGATTCATCAACAGCATCGAAACCTGTAATTTCTTTATTTTTCTCGTATGCTTCAGGATATCCGCCAGAAACCAACATTACTGTTGTTGCAGTTTTGTCTGTAACAGAAAAAGATTTTTCATGTAAATTTTGATGCGCAACACCTTCAAATAAATCAAATAAATCAGAT from Polaribacter sp. ALD11 includes the following:
- a CDS encoding cell wall metabolism sensor histidine kinase WalK; translated protein: MKIKKTYSYALWSATYLTLLTIAISTIAYFFIVKHLEITSIIISIIVLFIISFFIIQYRTEHFIYRRLKKIYEDVSILDVNDLRKESVTTDIDKLSKRMQKYVEGKRLEIKSLTERDSFRRDFLGNVAHELKTPLFTVQGYILTLLEGAMDDKNIRLKYLERANKGVERLVAVTKDLDMIAKLETDGLKLNMEVFNILEIIQNVFDLFEMKAKKRNIILKFDRIYDFPVFVIGDIEKTEQVLINLVVNSIKYGKPNGTTIVAADNYNDNKYVIRVIDNGEGIKQQYLSRLFERFYRVDQSRSREQGGSGLGLSIVKHIVEAHNQTVLLKSTFGEGSEFSFTMEKAK
- a CDS encoding glycosyltransferase — encoded protein: MKKIIVAPLNWGLGHASRCVPIINALIKENFIPIIASDGSALKFLKHEFPYLETLELPSYHIKYGRNLKKQLFLQLPAILSSVKTEKKIVELFIDNNRDVVGLISDNRFGVRSSKVPSVYITHQINVLSGFTTFLTSKVHQRIIKRFDECWIPDNSNSEFSGKLSKSKKNLKQKFIGPLSRLEKLELEQKIAVLVILSGPEPNRTFLEKELIRAFENDKRNIVFILGKIEEKQKSWTNHNCTFYNFLLSEDLQQKMNSSEIIVCRSGYSSILDAAVLGKKVFFIPTENQSEQEYLASYLQEKKIAPFSKIEHFTLEKLNEIKNYTGLKSIKTDFDINLLGLFHRK